The genomic interval GCCAGTTCGGCTTCGAGACGAACGGCATCGGCTTCTACGTGTTCGACGAGATCGCCGACCCGAAGCAGTTCAAGGAGCACTACCGCGAAGAGCTCGACGCGACCGGATGGAGCGCCGAGGAGGCGAACCGCGTGATCGACGAGGTGCTCGTGGCATACGACTTCAACACCGAGCTCTTCCACGACCTCTCTGCCGCGAAGGCCGCCGCGTAACCACGCCGCGCACCGCGCTCGCTCAGGCCGTCGACCTCCGGGTCGGCGGCCTTACGCGTCGATGCCGGGGATCGGCTTCGCGCCCGACATGAACCGCTTGACGTTCTCGTCGACGATGATGTCGCTCGGACGCAGCGGCCGGGTCATGTAGAGCCCGTCAAGCGAGGTGAGGCGGCTGAGCGCCACATACGTCTGCCCGGGCGCGAAGGTGCGCGGACCGAGGTCGATGATCGCCTGGTCGTAGCTCTTGCCCTGCGACTTGTGGATCGTCACCGCCCACGCCAGACGCAGCGGGAACTGCGTGAACTCGGCGACGACATCCTTCGAGAGCTGCTTCGTGACGGGCGAGTAGCTGTAGCGATACCGCTCCCACGTGACCGGGTGCACCTCGTGTCGCTCGCCGCCCACCTCGACCGTGACGACATCCGTGATCTTGATGACCTCGCCGAGGGTGCCGTTCACCCAGCGGCCCTCGCCGCCGGCGTCGTTGCGCAGGAACATGACCTGCGCGCCCACCTTGAGCTCGAGCTTCTCGTCGGCCGGGAACGCGCGGCCCCCGAACTCGCCGTTGACATCGGCGACCGCCGACATGGCACGGCCCGGAAGTCGACCGAGCGCGGAGGCGTTGATGCGGTTGACGGTGGCGTTGGTCGTCGCGAGAGTGATCGTGCCGTCGTCGGGTGCGGGTCGTGCCCCCACAGAGTTGAGGCGCCCCGCCATCTCAGCCGTCACCATGCCGTAGCGCACGCCGTTCAGCAGGTGCTTGAACTCGAGCTCGTGCTGCCGGTGGATGGTGCCGAGCTCGTAGATCACGAGGTCGGCCTCATCCCACACCTTGGCGTCGAAGAACCAGATCGAGCGGTAGTGGTCGGCGAAGTAGGCGCGCTCATCGCCGTCGCCCGGCACGGGCGCCAGCTGGAACGGGTCGCCGAACAGCACGAGCTGCACCCCGCCGAAGGGCTCGTGGTGGCGCTGACGCGCCTGGCGCAGGCTGCGGTCGATCGCGTCGAGAAGGTCGGCGTTGACCATCGAGACCTCGTCGATCACGAGCGTCTCGATGGCGTTGAGCAGCTTCTTGAGCTCGGGTGACTGCTCGATCTCGTGGTCGGCGATGACGCCGATCGGCAGCCGGAACAGCGAGTGGATGGTCTGGCCGCCCACGTTCAGTGCCGCGACGCCCGTGGGCGCGCACACGACGAGCTGCTTCGACGTGTTCCACGCGAGGTACTCGAGCAGCGTCGACTTTCCGGTTCCGGCGCGACCCGTCACGAAGATGTGGTCGCGCGTGGTCTCGATCGCCTCGAACACGGCCTGCTGTTCGGGGGCGAGTTCGGAGCGCGGCACCACAGAAGGCTAACCGAGCCATCTGAACGCGCGCGCACGCGCACGGCAGAATGAGGACCATGCGGATGGCGTGGGCGTGGGCAGGAGCGGTCGCCGTGATCGTCGGCGCCGTCGCGGGAGGCGTGGCTCTCGCGAACACGACCGTCTTCTCGGCCTCCGGCTTCGTGCGCGACTACCTCACCGCTCTCAGCGCCGACCGCATCGACGAGGTGCTCGCGCTCCCCGGCGTGCTCGGCGAGGAGGTCGACGCCGCTCTCCTCACGACGCACGCGGGCGAGCGGTTCGCGTTCGAGATCCTCGGCGAGGAACGGGGCGACGGCGTGCACCTCGTGCGCGTCGCCTTCGGCCCGAGCGCTGAGCACCTCGAGTCCCGCGCGACACTCGCGATCGAACAGATCGGCACCCGCTTCCTGCTGTTCCCCCGGTGGGGCTTCGCGATCTCCCCTCTCACCACCGTCACCGTCGAGCTCTCCGGCGACGGTCGGTTCACCGTGGGCGAGCGTCCCGTGGCATCCGACGCACCCGAGGTCGAGATCACGCTCTTCCGGCCCGGCATCTACCGACTCGGCCACGAGTCCGCCTTCCTCGAGGCGCGGGGAGTCGAGGTCCACGCCGCGCGTCCCACGGAGAGCGCGTCGCTCAGCATCCGCCCCACCGACCGCTTCCGCGACGCCGTCGACGACGCCCTCGACGAACTGCTCGACGGCTGCACCGAGCAGGCGGTGCTGTTCCCGATCGGCTGCCCTTTCGGCACCGCCGTCGCGGATCGCGTCATCTCGGAGCCGGCGTGGTCGATCGCGACGCTGCCCACGGTCACCATCGAGCCCGGCGACGAGCTGGGCCTCTGGCGGGTCGCTCGATTCGCCGGCGCCGCGCGCCTCGCGGTCGAGGTGCAGGATCTCTACGACGGCTCCCTCGACACCGACGAGCGCGATGTGCCATTCGAAGCGGCCTACGACGTCACGTTCGACGGCGACCGGGTGGTGCTGCTCCCCCGCTGACGCGGGTCAGGCTCAGTCGCGGCCGGAGCGCTTCGCGAGCATCGCGTTGTAAGCCAGGAGCTCGGCATCGCCGTCGCGCTCCGCGGCGCGGTCGCGGCGCTTCGCCTCACGTGCGTCGCTGCGCGCCCACTGCACCGCCACGACGATCGCGAGGATGACCGTGGGAATCTCGCCCACCGACCACGCGATGCCGCCACCCCACTGCTGATCCTCCATCGGATCGAGGCCCCACGTGCGGCCCATCGCGCCGTACCAGTCGGCGAGCATGAGTCCGGTGTCGGACATGATCGCGAGCCCGAAGAAGGCGTGGAACGCCATCGTGGCGAGCAGAAGCAGCAGTCGGAAAGCATACGGCGGGCGCTTCTGCACCGGGTCGACGCCCACGAGCACGAGCGCGAACAGGTACCCCGAGAGCAGGAAGTGGATGACCATCCACACGTGCCCGATGTGATCCGAGACCGCCCAGCGGAACATGTCGGTGAAGTAGAACACCCACAGGGATCCCGCGAAGATGATCGCCGCGACGATCGGGTTGGTGAGCACGCCCATGTAGCGCGACTGCACGACCCACAGGATCCATTCCCGGGCACCCCTGCTGCCGTCATCGCGGCGGTGGATGGCGCGGGCGGCGAGCGTCACGGGAGCGGCGAGCACGAGCAGGATCGGGATCGCCATCGTGAGGATCATGTGCCCGAGCATGTGCGTCGAGAACAGGTACGTGCCGTAGAGGGCGGGGGCGCCGTTGGTGACCCACAGGAGCACCGCGAGGCCTGCGAGCCACATGACGGTGCGGTACCAGGGCCAGCTGTCGCCGCGACGACGCAGGCGCCACACGCCCGCCACGTAGAAGAACGCGAAGAACACCACCACGAGCGCCCACAGCGGGTCGAGCTGCCATTCGGTGAGGTAGCGGGCGGGGGTGAGTTCGGGCGGCAGCGCGCGGCCGGTGAGGATCTCGGCGGGGGTCGGGTCGGTGAGCTCGCTCGCCGGCACCTCGGGCACGGGCGGCGCGGTGCGCGCGAGGCCCGCGGCGAGGCCGGACGCGATGCCCATGAAGGCGATCTCGGAGACGATCAGCAGGCGGAACCATCCGGGTGCCGCGTCGCGCACCCGCGCGATCACGGCGCGGCGCTGCACGGCGCCCAGGAGGCCGAGCACGAGCAGCGCGGTCACCTTGCCGACGACGATGAGGCCGTATCCGCTCGTGAGCTGATCGAGCGCCCCCACGCGGATCGACGCCGAGACGAAGCCCGAGAACGCCACCACCAGGAAGCACACGAGGGCCACAGTCGAATAGCGCGCGAGCACCGTACGCAGGCGCCCCTCGTTGAGCAGGGGGCGCACGAGGGCGATGGTGAGCAGTCCGCCCACCCAGATGCCCGCGAACACGATGTGCAGCCAGATCGAGCTGACGGCCAGGTTGTGGTCAGCGGTCGCGCCCGCGTGACCCTGCTGGGCGATCGGGATGAGGCCGAGCGCTGCGCCCACCGCGACGAACGCGAGCGTGCCCACGTGGCGCACGGCGAAGCACATCGCCGTGACCGCCGCGGCGACGAGGGTGGTCGTGAGCCAGGCGCGCCCGGCGGACACCTCCGTGAGGAAGGTGCCGAGCTGCTGACCGTAGGCATCGTCGAGCGTGGGGGCCTCGATGCGCAGGCTCTGGAACAGGAAGAAAGCCATCACGGCCGAGCTGATGGTCCAGACCGCCGCTGCGCCGGCGGCGATGTCGACGGCGCGCTCGTAGGCCCGCTCACCCGGGGTCAGGGCGAAGCACGCGAGCACGAGAGCGCCGATGGCGCCCGCGGCGCCGAGATCGACGAACACCGTCGCGATGGGGATGCCGTAGCGCACCACCGCGCCCGGGTCGATGAATGGCGGGGCAGCCGCTCCCCCGCCGATGGCGAGGGCGGCGAGCACCGCCGCAAACGCGGCGAGCAGGAAGATTGCGGGTGCCGTGACCCACGCTACGCGTCGCACCCGTCCAGCCTAGGCCGCGTCACCTGTTAACGAGGGGAGGGCGCCGACCTGACGGCCGGCGCCCTCCCTCGAGGTGTCGTCGTTACTTGACGGCAGCCTTCAGCTTGCTGCCAGCCGAGACCTTGACGCCGTTCGACGCGGCGATCTGGATGGTCTCGCCGGTCGCGGGGTTGCGGCCCGCACGGGCGGCGCGAGCGGTCTTCTCGAACGAGATCCAGCCGGGGATGCTGACCTTCGTGCCCTTGCCGACCTGGGCGGCGACGGTGCCGAAGAACGCGTCGACGACCTTGCCGACGGTCGCCTGGCTCTCGCCGGTCTCCGCGGCGATTGCGGCGACGAGGTCGCTCTTGTTGAGGGTGTCAGCCATGGTTGTCCTCCTCGGACGGTAGCTAGTTTTTCTGATGCAGCCCGGTTGAGGGCTGCGGGGGGCGGTTCCGAAGCTCTCGCCCCCTGAACCGAGCACGAAACTATCAGGGATCCCCGACATTTCAGGGATTTTGGCGCATTTCGTCCGCGGAGCCCGTGGCGTTCGGGGGCCACGCGGCCGGATGGCGAGGCGCTCCCGGAGGGTCGTCGTGATCGCAGCGGAGCCGTCCGCGGCGCCCACCCGCATCCGCGCGTGACCGCGCGTTGCTGGCCCGGGTGCGCGCGCTGGGCGATGCGCGACTCGCGGCCGCGTCGCCGAAGTCGCCTCTGACCGGGGAAAACGTGGCCGATCCGTGCGTCTTGATCACCGACCGGCGCAGGATTCCCGCACGCACACGATCACGCAGGCCAGCGAGCACCAGTCACGAGCGACGGGAACGCCGGGCCCCGACGTCTCGTGCGAGGTCGAGACGTCGGTGCACCGCGCCGCGCGGCACCGGCATATCGCCGCGGGCGAACATCCGCCCCGCGCGCGTGTCGCAGGCACCTGAGCGCGCCGAATCGGCCTGCCCGCTCAGGGAACGACGAAGGGCGCCGGCATGAAGCCGACGCCCTTCGGACGTGTTCTGCGGGTGCTTACCAGCTGGACTTGGTCACACCGGGCAGCTCGCCACGGTGCGCCATGGCGCGGAAGCGGACACGCGAGACGCCGTACTCGGTGAGGATACCGCGGGGGCGTCCATCGATGGCGTCGCGGTTGCGCACGCGGACCGGCGAAGCGTCGCGGGGAAGCTTCTGCAGGCCGAGGCGAGCGGCTTCACGCTGCTCGTCGGTCGAGTTCGGGTCGACGAGCGCCTTCTTCAGCTCGAGGCGCTTCGCGGCGTAACGCTCGACGATGACCTTGCGCTGCTCGTTCTTGGCGATCTTGCTCTTCTTGGCCATGCTTAACGCTCCTCGCGGAATTCGACGTGCTTGCGGACCACGGGGTCGTACTTCTTGAGCACGAGACGATCGGGGTCGTTGCGACGGTTCTTCTTGGTCACGTAGGTGTAACCGGTGCCCGCGGTCGAGCGGAGCTTGATGATCGGACGGATGTCCTGTGACTTCTTAGCCATTAGAGCTTCACACCCTTCGCGAGGAGGTCCTGGACAACCGACTCGATGCCACGGGCGTCGATGACCTTGATGCCCTTAGCGGACACGTTGAGGGTGATCGTGCGGCGAAGCGACGGGACGTAGAACTTCTTCTTCTGCACGTTCGGGTCGAAGCGGCGCTTCGTCCGGCGGTGCGAGTGCGAGATGTTGTGTCCGAAGCCGGGAACGGCTCCGGTCACCTGGCACACAGCTGCCATGGTTTCATTCCTTATCTGGTTACCGTGGGGCGAACGCCCCACCCAAGGTCACTTGTCGGCACGCCATGCTGGGGATCATCCGGGCCGGAGCCCGGCGCCCGAGCGGCGCACAAAGAAGGCCGCATAGTTGCGGTCAACCCTCCCACGGTACCTGAGGGTTGCTGAATCCGCCAATCGGGGCCGTCCTGGATGCGGAGCCACGGCGCCCGTATGCTTCCCGCATGACCGAGACCGCGCCCGCGCTTCTCGCCGAGCTCGCCGAGCTCGAAGACCCGCGGATGCGCGCGGTCAACGAGCGGCACGGCGACGACCACGGCGTGAACCTCAGCGCCCTGCGCGGCATCGCGAAGCGCGTGAAGCGCAACCCGGAGCTCGCCCGCGAGCTGTGGGCGACGGATGACACAGCTGCGCGACTGCTCGGCATCCTGCTCACGACCCCGCGCGACTGGAGCG from Salinibacterium sp. ZJ70 carries:
- a CDS encoding HU family DNA-binding protein — its product is MADTLNKSDLVAAIAAETGESQATVGKVVDAFFGTVAAQVGKGTKVSIPGWISFEKTARAARAGRNPATGETIQIAASNGVKVSAGSKLKAAVK
- the rpsN gene encoding 30S ribosomal protein S14; its protein translation is MAKKSKIAKNEQRKVIVERYAAKRLELKKALVDPNSTDEQREAARLGLQKLPRDASPVRVRNRDAIDGRPRGILTEYGVSRVRFRAMAHRGELPGVTKSSW
- a CDS encoding cytochrome c oxidase assembly protein → MRRVAWVTAPAIFLLAAFAAVLAALAIGGGAAAPPFIDPGAVVRYGIPIATVFVDLGAAGAIGALVLACFALTPGERAYERAVDIAAGAAAVWTISSAVMAFFLFQSLRIEAPTLDDAYGQQLGTFLTEVSAGRAWLTTTLVAAAVTAMCFAVRHVGTLAFVAVGAALGLIPIAQQGHAGATADHNLAVSSIWLHIVFAGIWVGGLLTIALVRPLLNEGRLRTVLARYSTVALVCFLVVAFSGFVSASIRVGALDQLTSGYGLIVVGKVTALLVLGLLGAVQRRAVIARVRDAAPGWFRLLIVSEIAFMGIASGLAAGLARTAPPVPEVPASELTDPTPAEILTGRALPPELTPARYLTEWQLDPLWALVVVFFAFFYVAGVWRLRRRGDSWPWYRTVMWLAGLAVLLWVTNGAPALYGTYLFSTHMLGHMILTMAIPILLVLAAPVTLAARAIHRRDDGSRGAREWILWVVQSRYMGVLTNPIVAAIIFAGSLWVFYFTDMFRWAVSDHIGHVWMVIHFLLSGYLFALVLVGVDPVQKRPPYAFRLLLLLATMAFHAFFGLAIMSDTGLMLADWYGAMGRTWGLDPMEDQQWGGGIAWSVGEIPTVILAIVVAVQWARSDAREAKRRDRAAERDGDAELLAYNAMLAKRSGRD
- the rpmB gene encoding 50S ribosomal protein L28 — translated: MAAVCQVTGAVPGFGHNISHSHRRTKRRFDPNVQKKKFYVPSLRRTITLNVSAKGIKVIDARGIESVVQDLLAKGVKL
- the rpmG gene encoding 50S ribosomal protein L33, whose protein sequence is MAKKSQDIRPIIKLRSTAGTGYTYVTKKNRRNDPDRLVLKKYDPVVRKHVEFREER
- a CDS encoding ATP-dependent RecD-like DNA helicase, which translates into the protein MPRSELAPEQQAVFEAIETTRDHIFVTGRAGTGKSTLLEYLAWNTSKQLVVCAPTGVAALNVGGQTIHSLFRLPIGVIADHEIEQSPELKKLLNAIETLVIDEVSMVNADLLDAIDRSLRQARQRHHEPFGGVQLVLFGDPFQLAPVPGDGDERAYFADHYRSIWFFDAKVWDEADLVIYELGTIHRQHELEFKHLLNGVRYGMVTAEMAGRLNSVGARPAPDDGTITLATTNATVNRINASALGRLPGRAMSAVADVNGEFGGRAFPADEKLELKVGAQVMFLRNDAGGEGRWVNGTLGEVIKITDVVTVEVGGERHEVHPVTWERYRYSYSPVTKQLSKDVVAEFTQFPLRLAWAVTIHKSQGKSYDQAIIDLGPRTFAPGQTYVALSRLTSLDGLYMTRPLRPSDIIVDENVKRFMSGAKPIPGIDA